One Camelina sativa cultivar DH55 chromosome 3, Cs, whole genome shotgun sequence genomic window carries:
- the LOC104773484 gene encoding putative clathrin assembly protein At1g14686, which produces MKLWNRAAVVIKDGPSLIAADDILTAAVVKATSHDELSIDTESAQFIYRHVLASPSSLKPLISAISSRVTRTRSWAVALKGLMLMHGFFLCKTTVAESIGRLPFDLSSFGQGSSRIMSKTGGFSLFVRAYFAFLDRRSILFHDGNRHRYDEESSVMIRLVIIRKMQVIVDSLIRIKPIGENMNIPLIDEAMENVVSEILEIYGWICRRIAEVLPNVHSKIRKTETDLALKIVTKSMVQSKELVKYFEFCRDLGVSNAQKVPDFVTIPEADVLHLHELVRTEVKEDRREATETDLCEEDAEIVEEEEEERETKLTLSDLITLDQDDEEAPVSPPPRVVDIPDLISF; this is translated from the coding sequence ATGAAGCTGTGGAATCGCGCCGCCGTTGTTATCAAAGACGGACCAAGCCTAATCGCGGCGGACGACATTCTTACAGCAGCAGTCGTGAAAGCTACGAGCCACGACGAGCTCTCAATTGACACGGAGAGCGCTCAATTCATCTACCGTCATGTCCTCGCTAGCCCGTCCAGCCTCAAGCCTCTAATAAGCGCAATCTCGTCTCGCGTGACACGCACGCGAAGCTGGGCGGTTGCATTGAAAGGCTTAATGCTGATGCACGGCTTCTTCCTCTGTAAGACCACCGTGGCAGAATCGATCGGACGGTTACCGTTCGATCTTTCGAGTTTCGGCCAAGGTAGTTCACGGATCATGAGCAAAACCGGTGGGTTTAGTCTCTTCGTACGAGCTTATTTCGCGTTTCTTGATCGGAGATCGATTCTGTTCCACGATGGGAACCGTCATCGGTACGATGAGGAATCGTCGGTTATGATTCGACTTGTGATCATACGTAAGATGCAAGTAATCGTGGATTCGTTGATTAGGATTAAACCAATTGGTGAGAACATGAACATACCTTTGATCGATGAAGCAATGGAGAATGTGGTTAGTGAGATTCTGGAGATTTATGGTTGGATTTGTCGTCGGATTGCTGAAGTTTTACCTAACGTACATTCCAAGATTAGGAAAACAGAGACAGATTTGGCGTTGAAGATCGTTACTAAATCTATGGTTCAGAGTAAAGAGCTTGTCAagtattttgagttttgtagaGATTTGGGAGTCTCTAATGCTCAAAAGGTTCCTGATTTCGTAACGATTCCTGAAGCGGACGTGTTACATCTCCATGAACTTGTGAGGACAGAGGTAAAAGAAGATCGACGAGAAGCAACGGAGACAGATTTGTGTGAGGAAGATGCAGAGatcgttgaagaagaagaagaagaaagagagacgaAATTGACTCTTTCTGATTTGATAACACTTGATCAGGATGATGAGGAAGCACCTGTTTCACCTCCTCCGAGAGTTGTTGATATTCCTGACTTAATTAGcttttaa
- the LOC104773468 gene encoding protein BASIC PENTACYSTEINE2 isoform X1: MDDDGFRNWGYYEPAAATFKGNLGLQLMSTIDRNTKPFLPGRDPNLMIGPNGSYHHQEPPIHMSYNWINQQKDKFFNMLPVTTAPNYGNVLPETSSAPSMQMNLHHHHQTEENPVVKLEDEVVQTNKKRKTNSKAGSATTTKAKKPRKPKDENTNNNNNNNTNNVSRVKPAKKSVDMVINGVSMDISGLPVPVCTCTGAPQQCYRWGCGGWQSACCTTNISMHPLPMSTKRRGARISGRKMSQGAFKKVLEKLASDGFNFGNPIDLKSHWARHGTNKFVTIR; the protein is encoded by the coding sequence aTGGATGACGATGGGTTTCGCAATTGGGGTTACTATGAACCAGCGGCTGCTACTTTCAAAGGTAATCTCGGTTTGCAGCTAATGTCAACCATTGATCGGAACACTAAACCGTTTTTACCCGGGCGTGATCCGAATCTAATGATCGGACCTAACGGGTCGTATCACCACCAAGAGCCTCCAATCCACATGAGCTACAATTGGATTAACCAACAGAAGGACAAGTTCTTCAACATGTTGCCTGTAACTACCGCTCCTAATTACGGTAATGTCCTTCCCGAGACTTCCTCTGCTCCGTCGATGCAGATGAatcttcatcaccatcatcaaacCGAGGAGAACCCGGTTGTTAAGTTGGAAGATGAGGTTGTTCAGAcgaataagaagagaaagactAATTCAAAAGCTGGCTCGGCGACGACGACAAAGGCTAAGAAGCCACGGAAACCAAAGGATGagaacaccaacaacaacaacaacaacaatactaaTAATGTTTCACGAGTGAAACCTGCTAAGAAGAGTGTCGACATGGTGATAAACGGAGTGAGTATGGACATTTCGGGTCTTCCTGTCCCGGTCTGCACTTGCACTGGAGCTCCTCAGCAATGCTACCGTTGGGGATGTGGCGGTTGGCAATCAGCGTGCTGCACCACGAACATCTCGATGCATCCGTTACCTATGAGTACTAAACGCCGTGGAGCTAGGATCTCGGGAAGGAAGATGAGTCAAGGTGCGTTTAAGAAGGTTCTTGAGAAACTTGCTTCTGATGGGTTTAACTTTGGTAATCCGATTGATCTTAAGAGTCATTGGGCAAGACATGGAACTAACAAGTTCGTCACAATCAGATGA
- the LOC104773468 gene encoding protein BASIC PENTACYSTEINE2 isoform X2, whose translation MDDDGFRNWGYYEPAAATFKGNLGLQLMSTIDRNTKPFLPGRDPNLMIGPNGSYHHQEPPIHMSYNWINQQKDKFFNMLPVTTAPNYGNVLPETSSAPSMQMNLHHHHQTEENPVVKLEDEVVQTNKKRKTNSKAGSATTTKAKKPRKPKDENTNNNNNNNTNNVSRVKPAKKSVDMVINGVSMDISGLPVPVCTCTGAPQQCYRWGCGGWQSACCTTNISMHPLPMSTKRRGARISGRKMSQGAFKKVLEKLASDGFNFGNPIDLKSHWARHGTNKFVTIR comes from the exons aTGGATGACGATGGGTTTCGCAATTGGGGTTACTATGAACCAGCGGCTGCTACTTTCAAAGGTAATCTCGGTTTGCAGCTAATGTCAACCATTGATCGGAACACTAAACCGTTTTTACCCGGGCGTGATCCGAATCTAATGATCGGACCTAACGGGTCGTATCACCACCAAGAGCCTCCAATCCACATGAGCTACAATTGGATTAACCAACAGAAGGACAAGTTCTTCAACATGTTGCCTGTAACTACCGCTCCTAATTACGGTAATGTCCTTCCCGAGACTTCCTCTGCTCCGTCGATGCAG ATGAatcttcatcaccatcatcaaacCGAGGAGAACCCGGTTGTTAAGTTGGAAGATGAGGTTGTTCAGAcgaataagaagagaaagactAATTCAAAAGCTGGCTCGGCGACGACGACAAAGGCTAAGAAGCCACGGAAACCAAAGGATGagaacaccaacaacaacaacaacaacaatactaaTAATGTTTCACGAGTGAAACCTGCTAAGAAGAGTGTCGACATGGTGATAAACGGAGTGAGTATGGACATTTCGGGTCTTCCTGTCCCGGTCTGCACTTGCACTGGAGCTCCTCAGCAATGCTACCGTTGGGGATGTGGCGGTTGGCAATCAGCGTGCTGCACCACGAACATCTCGATGCATCCGTTACCTATGAGTACTAAACGCCGTGGAGCTAGGATCTCGGGAAGGAAGATGAGTCAAGGTGCGTTTAAGAAGGTTCTTGAGAAACTTGCTTCTGATGGGTTTAACTTTGGTAATCCGATTGATCTTAAGAGTCATTGGGCAAGACATGGAACTAACAAGTTCGTCACAATCAGATGA